In one Candidatus Aegiribacteria sp. genomic region, the following are encoded:
- a CDS encoding phage tail sheath family protein, with protein SPDYYEIKVNGRSNYILLTEEDEDTGDEPEEGHTGTAQAGATSTITLEDTALPTVDAYNGMVIEITDGKGKGQKRIITAYNDSQVATVDLDWTEIPNTTSEYSLYWILSGANDSLVHTDTAQAGGVNTITLAAEASDEDDFYNNMTIVITEGTGSGQTFTIDDYDGSTQVATVDGNWVPEPENDSVYQVTEPTTLDPVDYTRTDSEQGNRKGLSGFTEIDEISIVYSPNSRNINGLSGALITHCETLKDRFAIIDAEQGEDASTLNPRSDRVTQYAAFYYPWIYIVDPQTGSLRVIPPGGYMAGIYARSDTERGVHKAPANEVVRGAKKLEFLITKGEHDLLNPRGVNVIRSFPGRGIRVWGARTLSSNTLWKYINVRRLFIFVEESIEEGTQWVVFEPNNEKLWARVRATITQFLTRVWRDGALMGIKAEEAFFVKCDRSTMTQDDIDNGRLICVIGIAPVKPAEFVIFRIAQWAGGSAVTE; from the coding sequence ATCGCCTGATTATTATGAAATTAAGGTTAATGGCAGATCGAATTATATCCTGCTAACCGAAGAAGATGAGGATACTGGAGATGAACCAGAAGAAGGACATACCGGCACAGCTCAAGCTGGAGCAACTAGTACAATCACCCTTGAAGATACAGCGTTACCAACAGTTGACGCCTACAATGGAATGGTGATTGAGATCACTGATGGTAAAGGAAAGGGTCAAAAACGTATAATAACAGCCTATAACGACTCTCAAGTGGCAACAGTGGACCTTGATTGGACTGAAATTCCCAATACTACTTCAGAATACAGTCTTTACTGGATTCTTAGTGGTGCCAATGACTCATTGGTGCATACTGACACAGCTCAAGCTGGAGGAGTCAATACAATAACACTTGCAGCAGAAGCATCAGACGAAGATGATTTCTATAATAATATGACTATTGTGATCACGGAAGGTACGGGAAGCGGTCAGACCTTTACAATTGATGATTATGATGGAAGTACTCAAGTGGCAACAGTAGATGGGAACTGGGTACCTGAACCTGAAAACGATTCCGTCTACCAAGTAACCGAACCGACAACATTAGACCCGGTTGACTATACGAGGACTGATAGTGAACAGGGAAATCGGAAGGGTTTGAGCGGATTTACAGAAATCGACGAAATTTCGATTGTCTATTCACCTAATTCCCGGAACATTAACGGATTATCTGGTGCATTAATTACTCACTGTGAAACACTTAAAGACCGGTTCGCAATCATAGATGCAGAACAAGGTGAGGATGCCTCCACTCTTAATCCCCGGAGCGACCGTGTAACACAATATGCAGCTTTTTACTATCCATGGATCTATATTGTAGATCCTCAGACGGGATCATTACGAGTAATACCGCCCGGAGGCTATATGGCAGGAATATATGCACGTAGTGATACAGAAAGAGGAGTGCATAAAGCTCCAGCCAATGAAGTCGTACGTGGAGCTAAAAAGCTTGAATTCCTTATTACCAAAGGGGAACACGATCTTTTGAATCCTCGCGGTGTGAATGTCATCCGGTCTTTCCCTGGAAGGGGAATTCGTGTTTGGGGTGCCCGTACTTTATCGAGTAATACGCTGTGGAAATACATTAATGTCAGACGTCTTTTCATCTTCGTTGAAGAATCGATTGAAGAAGGGACCCAATGGGTTGTCTTCGAGCCAAATAATGAAAAACTCTGGGCAAGGGTCAGGGCAACAATTACTCAGTTCCTTACCAGGGTCTGGAGAGATGGAGCCCTGATGGGTATAAAAGCTGAAGAAGCATTCTTTGTTAAATGTGACAGAAGTACCATGACCCAGGATGATATCGATAATGGTAGGCTCATCTGTGTTATCGGTATTGCACCGGTTAAACCGGCAGAATTCGTTATATTCCGTATAGCCCAATGGGCCGGAGGTTCTGCGGTTACAGAATAA
- a CDS encoding phage tail protein: MATGERNDPYRQFRFRVEVDGITQAGFSEVSFADTTTDPVEYREGNEAPVFRKLSALTKFGNITLKWGITDSMDLYDWRQQVIDTGAQGARKNISIILIDEAGADKARWDIVEAWPTKYDPPDFSSKGNEVAIETLEIVHEGFKRVN; this comes from the coding sequence ATGGCAACTGGAGAAAGAAACGATCCATACAGACAGTTTAGATTTAGGGTTGAGGTTGATGGAATCACTCAGGCAGGGTTTAGTGAAGTCAGTTTTGCAGATACGACAACAGATCCCGTCGAATACCGGGAAGGTAATGAGGCGCCGGTATTTCGGAAACTTTCAGCTCTGACCAAATTCGGGAATATTACCCTTAAATGGGGTATCACTGACTCTATGGACCTTTATGATTGGAGACAGCAGGTCATAGATACCGGGGCTCAAGGAGCACGGAAAAATATATCAATCATCCTGATTGATGAAGCGGGTGCAGATAAAGCCAGGTGGGATATTGTCGAAGCATGGCCCACTAAATATGACCCACCGGATTTCAGTAGTAAAGGTAACGAGGTTGCAATCGAAACCCTTGAAATCGTCCATGAAGGCTTTAAACGCGTTAACTGA